One Leptolyngbya ohadii IS1 genomic window carries:
- a CDS encoding DUF4255 domain-containing protein, protein MANVSAIYSVGESIATYLSRSYPEPLRTQYPCEFSLLSSGELIDTSDYGGTDLSKLSLFLYRVTMNEHLRNTRKSSGVLDSNVPLALDLHYLLTVWASSAAAEHTILAWTMRQIFLNPILDMAFLSAEGGWNAGNVVQLFPAELSNEDVMRIWDALEPPYHLSVSYVARVVRIDADRQDAAEPVIATRFSYRDGTGAL, encoded by the coding sequence ATGGCAAATGTATCGGCAATTTATTCGGTTGGGGAATCAATCGCAACCTACCTCAGCCGATCGTACCCAGAACCCCTCAGAACTCAGTATCCCTGTGAATTCAGTTTGCTCTCCAGCGGAGAACTGATTGATACCAGTGACTATGGTGGCACGGATCTGTCCAAGCTTTCCCTGTTTTTGTATCGAGTGACGATGAACGAGCATCTACGGAACACTCGCAAAAGCAGCGGGGTTTTAGACTCCAATGTGCCTCTAGCACTGGATTTACACTATTTGCTAACCGTCTGGGCGAGCAGTGCGGCGGCAGAGCATACTATTCTTGCCTGGACGATGCGCCAGATTTTCCTCAATCCGATTCTCGATATGGCGTTTCTTTCCGCTGAGGGGGGATGGAATGCCGGGAACGTGGTGCAGCTTTTTCCGGCGGAGCTTAGTAACGAGGACGTGATGCGAATTTGGGATGCGCTGGAACCGCCCTACCATCTGAGTGTGTCTTATGTGGCAAGGGTTGTACGGATTGATGCCGATCGCCAGGATGCGGCTGAACCCGTGATCGCCACCCGGTTTTCCTATCGTGATGGCACGGGGGCATTATGA
- a CDS encoding response regulator transcription factor, with product MYVSTSFSGSLNSQVARIHSDHNINPNIVNDFYIGNKHFFILLLEQLTDIEQEDFYSTFSVAGQFSSEGRHYAILEQAEERREPEIQQEAEEQQELEKTRYKLATLLTDRELQIVTLVALGWSNKQIASHLEISQWTVSAHLRRIFIKLDVNSRAAMSYQCSALINHLQDSRQINKSKLDFIQFGEGER from the coding sequence ATGTATGTCTCCACTAGCTTTAGCGGTTCGTTGAATTCTCAAGTTGCACGTATTCACTCCGACCATAATATAAACCCCAATATCGTCAACGATTTTTATATTGGAAACAAGCATTTTTTTATTCTACTGCTTGAACAGTTAACCGATATCGAGCAGGAGGACTTCTATTCTACCTTCTCGGTCGCCGGGCAGTTTTCGTCTGAAGGAAGACACTATGCCATCCTTGAGCAGGCTGAGGAGCGGCGTGAACCAGAAATTCAGCAGGAAGCTGAGGAACAACAAGAGCTTGAGAAAACTAGATACAAACTAGCAACCCTTTTAACCGATCGAGAGCTGCAAATTGTTACATTGGTTGCGTTGGGCTGGTCTAACAAGCAAATTGCTTCCCACCTAGAAATTAGCCAGTGGACTGTATCTGCCCATCTACGGCGCATCTTTATTAAATTAGATGTTAACAGCCGAGCAGCAATGAGCTACCAGTGCTCTGCTCTGATCAACCACCTGCAAGACAGCCGTCAGATCAATAAGTCTAAGCTCGACTTTATCCAATTCGGAGAGGGAGAAAGGTAG